The DNA region ATGGCGCTTGCTGCCAACCTGCACACACCGGCACGCTTCATCTTTCGCGATCAGCTCACCCGCGCGGCGCTGTCGGTCCCGCTGAACCTGGTGGAAGGCAGCCAGCGGAGCACCACTCGCGAGTATGGCCGCTATATCGAGATCGCGACCGGTTCGGCCGCCGAAGCGAGGTATCTGCTTTCTGTGCTGCGACGGCTGGTTGAGCCAAATCATCGCCTCCAGCGCCTGGAGCAGGACTACGACACCCTCGTCAGGCGATTACAGGCCTTGCGCTCGAGACTGGCGCAGTTATCGGCCGACACCGGCAGAGCTGCGCCCGCTTCTGAGCTCCCCGTCTCGACCCTCTCTGAACCTTGAGCCTTGAGTCCCGAGCTGTTCAGTCGCGCGCCAACCTGACGCTCAACGCTGGCGAGGCCTCCTCGAAGCGCGTGTTCTCTTCAGGCTGCAGCAGTCGCGTGGCAAGCAGCCGGTGCGGTGTCGCCGACATGTCGTGAAGCGAGATGGCGACATCGCCATTCGCCGCCACGATCGGCACGAAGCCCCAGGTCCGGCCATCGGTGAGGCGCAGGGTCGCCACCTGACCTGCGGCGGACTTCAGCACGATGACCGCTGGCTGGCCGTCCACCGCCACGTCGAACGCCACCACCGCGCTGCCCGTCTGGGCGACAGGCTCGCTCGTGCGGGCGTCGACCTCAATCCACTGCCCGTCCGCGGCGCAGCGTGCGGCCCGGCCGGGTTCATCGCGCATGGCAATCTGGGCGCCACTGGA from Luteitalea sp. TBR-22 includes:
- a CDS encoding four helix bundle protein, producing the protein MARDVRNLEVFRESDRLLFAVMALAANLHTPARFIFRDQLTRAALSVPLNLVEGSQRSTTREYGRYIEIATGSAAEARYLLSVLRRLVEPNHRLQRLEQDYDTLVRRLQALRSRLAQLSADTGRAAPASELPVSTLSEP